From the genome of Spodoptera frugiperda isolate SF20-4 chromosome 7, AGI-APGP_CSIRO_Sfru_2.0, whole genome shotgun sequence:
ATTTCGAAATAGCTGAATCTGCTCGTctgtacatattataaagtttcTTATAACAAAATGTATCTTGATGTcagattttatgtttatatgtaaaCACGGTATTTCAACAAAGGTATGGTGGTATACaaaaatagttacataatatgtattatattagaCCATGTTGCTTCGGAAGATTCTACGAGGTAACTTTTTACAAGAACTTTTTTGAAAAATCGTTTGAAAAAAAGCTTAGAGAACTTTTTCTGTTCAAATAAGGCGTTCTCAACTAGAAAATTTCACAAGACGTTTTACCAACCTCAATTTACAGTTCTGTCAAACGATTTTGATTCGTATTGCGTTAATAATAAGACGATTAGCAGCTGCAGctaataataggtattataaatatatttttactggcATTGTCATTCTTATGTCAACAGAATAGAACACAAATTGGACTGGATAAGCTGTAGATTGGGTTTGTTGTCTTGCAATATTTTCGAAAAGTTCGATCGCTTTTCAGTGGATATAAACCatcgtttttatttcaaacaccaATTAGCcacaaacatataaatatttccaataaaataattagtaatgtatgtatactgtaaaatatttttctcaaaacgTGTTATAAAGTAGGTATCATGATTTTATTTAGAGAGCTTTAACATTATACCATCAGTTAAAAtgggttatttaaaaatatatttatctctTTACTTCTCGCGATATTATGTCACATGtgatgtaaatattgtaaacttCAGGGTAACAATTTGTCTTTTCAGAATTCCCTATTCAGATCAACAGAGCAGTCTATACGAACACAGGTGGCTCAATAAGAGACCTGTAAGTCTTTTCAACGATTCGATACGCCTTCCGAATCAATtcgatattttgtaatttttatcgataaatctatCGACCATCACTACAGTAGATAATTACTTGCTACCTTGCCTGTCGCGGGCAACGTCGATATGTGAGCCACGTGAGCAGTGAGCGTCCGAGTAATATCAACAACGTGATACATTATATTGTAGAGAGTGGCAACGCACGAACAATGTCGATATATTTCTGGAATCTGTCAATAAATATAGTTAAGTAGGCTACCGACATTGCTCGGCCGATGCATACGTCCACACGACAGTCTAACCTGGACTTTACGATCCAACACAACGTCGTCTACTCCAGCTagttaaattacttaataaattgtGCAGAAACCGCAACAAGCAGACAATTACGAAAACAATCTCTTCGAGAATGGTCTTTGGTCAAACCATTTTCCATACAGGGTTACTAAACATATACATGTGAGCACTGTCAACGTGTCAACGTGTCAATACGTACATACTTACAGCTTACGAGTAACTTACAGTTAGCGGGGACTAGTTCAGGCGATATTGGTCCGCGGCGACATGACTATGTAGTGGTGCTCCATGGGCGCGGGCGGGATGATGGGCGACATGGGCATGTAGTCGTTCTCCACCTGGTCTTTTAGCCGGACCTTGCTCATCTGCTCGTGGCCCAGCAGGAGGTCCACGATCTGCTGCGGGAGGGTGAGGGCGGCCACACTGTCTTCGGATAGCTCTATGGACAGGTCGGCCTCGTACTCGAAGTCGTTCTCGAGGCACTCGACGGACTTGGAGCAGCGGTTGGGCTGCACGTGGTCGGTGTCGTCGAGGAACTCGCAGCTCTTGGTCTCCCCCTTGGCCAGGCTGCCGGACGTGATCTTCAGGTTCTTCATCTTGCGGCTCACCTTGAAGCTCTTGAATATGTCGCGCGTCGGCGTGAAGTCGAACTTCTTCTTTTTAGTTTCGACGTCTTTGTTCTCTTTGGACGTTTCAGATTTCTGCGAGCCAGTGATGCGGGAGTCGCTTTTGAGGCGTTTCCTGTGAGCAAACGTTATATTGATGTTAATGTTGTTTAATCGGTAAAGCGGTATAATGATTTAAGGATTGTAGTGCGTGGTATAGTTACCGGAAGACACTGAAGGGTTGTCGCTTGGGCAGCGTGTTGGTGGTGGCGGTGGTGGCGGCGCGCGGCAGCGAGCCCAGCGACGAGTGGCGCGTCACGCTGTGCTcgcgcgccgcgcccccgcccgcgccccgcgcgcccccgcccccgcccagCCGCGCCCAGCCCACGCCCGGCTTCAGGGTACTGAACggaatacatacattattatgtgCGTTCATAcagatttttatgaaaaaccatttcaaaaaatacttaaatatctaTCTAAAGTGTGTACATACCTGAAGGGGTGTCGCGGCGGCAGTGGCGGCGGCCTGCGCCTGCGCATGGTGGCGTACACGCAGTCCCCCACACACTCGTACGTCGGCTCCTCCGACAGGGGAGCGCATAGAGCCTGACCACACATTACGattgtttcattaaaacaattacatacattacaGACATAAATCTATACAGAACAGACCATCTTTAAGACAAAGTACAGTAAAGTTGAAATATGGTAACTATGGAAACTAAAGATTCATCGATGCTTACCTTGAAGACGCCATCGGGTACGTCGCAGGTGATGGTGCAGAGCGCGTTGGTGTTGGTTCCCTCCGGCAGGTCGGGGATCTCCTCGTAGATGCCCGACGCCACCGACAGCAGCGAGCGACGGTCCGACATACTGCAACAATACCATGTTGGAACCATATTGGAACTGAGACAAATTTGCTACAAATGTACGAGTAGCTACATTTTAAATAGTCATCTAAATAGTCTATTTTTACAAGATTCATTTAGAAATGTCAAAGATAACTGTACATACTTGTCATCGAAGGAGGCAACGGAGTGTAGGTTGAAGGGCTGCGCGAGAGCAGTGGCGGAGGCTAGCTGACCTTCCCCGCTGTAGCGGGACAACTGACCCACTGGGATGTGCTTCGACTCCTGCGTGGGGACAATACCATATTTACTCAACATatcataaacaaaatgtcaaaataattgaatacattttcaactatactgtaatgtaataaagtcgaaaatcgatTGAAGAAaacttgtaatttttattaacttgaAGAGCTTAGTGTCTAGCAATTTTTACCTGGTTTATATTTCGATAGACATGGATGTGACAGAAAAGTGCAATATTTAGTTAAATACGAATGTATTGTGCTTACCTTAGACATTACAAGGTCTATGTCATCCAGGGATACTTCTGAAGGGCCGCTGTACCAACTGCTGCGGCGGACGTCGCCTGGAACCAAagttaagttataaata
Proteins encoded in this window:
- the LOC118266495 gene encoding uncharacterized protein LOC118266495, with translation MSGYLEIKYPFKSNLGLNPFKSWKRQWCILRPSPTCSGASLAVYCSEAGASAGSVELPLGCVVKRAKSRTRPHAFAVFSVDEPRKPRILLAAQSLHDTQVWMEKIRALLNGSKILDNEPLLKDSYSVSVVATELSRKCGLSADTVVTLTSAGVVVARAQLATFLEWKHIRDVRLTDDDKNRTCVLTVDSEFSNGGGELRLRSPLAGALARALRAALPSDEPREPRVTRSPHKLSKSDGDLRSHTYSDTHMGDVRRSSWYSGPSEVSLDDIDLVMSKESKHIPVGQLSRYSGEGQLASATALAQPFNLHSVASFDDNMSDRRSLLSVASGIYEEIPDLPEGTNTNALCTITCDVPDGVFKALCAPLSEEPTYECVGDCVYATMRRRRPPPLPPRHPFSTLKPGVGWARLGGGGGARGAGGGAAREHSVTRHSSLGSLPRAATTATTNTLPKRQPFSVFRKRLKSDSRITGSQKSETSKENKDVETKKKKFDFTPTRDIFKSFKVSRKMKNLKITSGSLAKGETKSCEFLDDTDHVQPNRCSKSVECLENDFEYEADLSIELSEDSVAALTLPQQIVDLLLGHEQMSKVRLKDQVENDYMPMSPIIPPAPMEHHYIVMSPRTNIA